The proteins below come from a single Edaphobacter acidisoli genomic window:
- a CDS encoding mechanosensitive ion channel family protein codes for MWQQVELALNQSAHQVLVTLARFLPGLLALLVAIVLLTLIGAGVAALLHRVLIALKFDEQIARHPVLSTSGWVPSHSPTLLATRIAFWACVVIGCFVGVSAFDAAYPGDQQLSLMVFPYLTRVVGAIVLLIVGSVIARYLSRSVLIGAVNAKLQYARFLSLGVKWLVLVLTAAMVLDHLQIGGIVVELAFGILFGGIVLTLALAVGLGSRDIVSRSLEKNVDLDFEHIPSDTGYKATRPDNLRHF; via the coding sequence ATGTGGCAACAAGTTGAACTCGCGTTAAACCAATCCGCCCATCAAGTGCTCGTTACACTGGCCCGTTTCCTTCCTGGCCTCCTGGCACTTCTCGTCGCCATCGTCCTGCTCACGCTCATTGGAGCAGGTGTTGCGGCTCTGCTTCATCGCGTCCTTATCGCCCTGAAATTCGATGAACAGATCGCCCGCCACCCCGTCCTTTCCACCTCTGGATGGGTACCATCTCACAGTCCGACGCTGCTTGCCACGCGCATCGCCTTCTGGGCCTGCGTCGTGATCGGCTGCTTCGTTGGCGTCTCTGCGTTCGACGCCGCATATCCAGGCGATCAGCAACTCTCTCTGATGGTCTTTCCATACCTCACCCGTGTTGTGGGCGCCATCGTGCTTTTGATCGTGGGCAGCGTCATCGCGCGCTACCTTTCCCGCTCAGTGCTCATTGGGGCCGTCAATGCGAAGCTCCAATACGCGCGCTTCCTTTCGCTCGGAGTCAAATGGCTTGTCCTCGTTCTCACTGCCGCGATGGTGCTCGATCATCTTCAGATCGGAGGCATCGTAGTCGAGCTGGCCTTCGGCATTCTCTTCGGAGGAATTGTCCTCACGCTTGCGCTAGCCGTCGGCCTCGGTTCGCGCGACATCGTGAGCCGCTCGCTTGAGAAAAATGTGGACCTCGATTTCGAGCACATCCCCTCGGACACCGGCTACAAGGCTACGCGCCCGGATAATCTTCGGCACTTTTGA
- the fucP gene encoding L-fucose:H+ symporter permease — protein MQISAPVTKTGERSDGRRHPVFPVGHMWPFVLVTVLFFLWGMSNNLTDILVQQFRKSFELSQFSAQLVQTANFFGYFCLAIPAALLMRRWGYKVGMVTGLVLFGTGMILFWPAAASGQYAPFLIALFTVGGGASILETAANPFIAQFGDPVTSEQRLNFSQAFNPPGTITGVIIGTYFIFSGVEKTPVQVAAMKAAGTYHAYLHSELLRVVPTYLTFGAIVLLCAVVLGLTKIPPITSEHEGEGEDHGSFAELARQPLIWIAVVANFCNVGAQISSWSMLIPYMKQYTVVSERTAAHYLTAVLISMAVGRFVSTPLMRYIRPSLMLAIYGVFNAVLMLLAVARPGMVGAWAVVASGFFISVMYPTIFALGLKGLGRNTKLGGSLLVMAIVGGAIFPPIGGLIAKHTGGWALGYVVPMAGFIGVAIYGFFQATRRTLLSGPAY, from the coding sequence ATGCAGATTTCAGCGCCGGTGACGAAGACTGGAGAGCGGTCAGACGGAAGAAGGCACCCTGTCTTTCCAGTGGGGCACATGTGGCCGTTTGTTCTTGTGACAGTGCTGTTCTTTCTATGGGGCATGTCGAACAACCTCACTGACATTCTGGTGCAGCAGTTCAGGAAGTCATTCGAGTTGTCGCAGTTCAGCGCGCAACTGGTGCAGACGGCTAATTTTTTTGGCTACTTCTGCCTGGCGATTCCTGCGGCTTTGCTGATGCGGCGATGGGGATACAAGGTCGGCATGGTGACCGGGTTGGTGCTGTTTGGTACAGGGATGATCCTGTTCTGGCCAGCGGCGGCAAGTGGACAATATGCTCCGTTTTTGATTGCGTTGTTTACCGTTGGCGGGGGCGCTTCGATTCTGGAGACGGCTGCGAATCCATTTATCGCACAGTTTGGCGATCCAGTGACTTCAGAGCAGAGGCTTAATTTTTCGCAGGCGTTTAATCCTCCGGGAACAATTACCGGAGTCATTATTGGGACGTACTTTATCTTCTCTGGTGTCGAGAAGACGCCAGTGCAGGTGGCCGCGATGAAGGCTGCCGGGACCTATCATGCGTATCTGCACTCGGAGCTGCTGCGTGTCGTGCCAACGTATCTTACGTTCGGTGCGATTGTTCTGCTCTGTGCGGTGGTCCTTGGGCTGACAAAGATTCCTCCGATTACGTCGGAGCACGAAGGCGAGGGTGAGGACCATGGCAGTTTTGCTGAACTGGCCCGGCAGCCGCTTATCTGGATCGCGGTTGTGGCGAACTTCTGCAATGTCGGCGCGCAGATATCCTCGTGGAGCATGCTGATTCCTTATATGAAGCAGTACACGGTGGTAAGTGAGAGGACAGCAGCGCATTACCTGACCGCAGTTTTGATTTCAATGGCGGTTGGCCGGTTTGTCTCGACGCCGCTGATGCGCTACATCAGGCCGAGCCTGATGTTGGCGATCTACGGTGTCTTCAATGCGGTACTGATGTTGCTTGCGGTAGCGCGTCCCGGTATGGTGGGCGCGTGGGCTGTGGTCGCAAGTGGGTTCTTCATCTCGGTGATGTATCCGACGATCTTCGCGCTGGGATTGAAGGGGCTTGGCAGGAATACAAAACTGGGCGGCTCTCTGCTGGTGATGGCGATTGTTGGTGGCGCTATCTTTCCGCCTATTGGCGGTCTGATTGCGAAGCACACGGGAGGTTGGGCGCTGGGATATGTGGTGCCCATGGCCGGATTTATCGGCGTGGCGATCTACGGATTCTTTCAGGCGACACGGCGAACGCTTCTTTCAGGACCTGCTTATTAG
- a CDS encoding zinc-binding alcohol dehydrogenase family protein, with translation MKAFRLDGPGTATVVNMQETSVEAGEVLLRVKMVGMCGTDLNTFRGRNAMVTFPRVPGHEVAAEVVTGGGDLAAGTLVTMSPYTNCGKCAACRRGRANACQFNETMGVQRDGAMMEYISVPRSKLYPARLSVKELCLVEPLTVGFHAAARGRVVREDTVAVFGCGGVGLGAIASAAFRGAETIAIDMDDAKLEVARKAGAKHVIHAKNEDLHERLTAITGGQGPDVMIEAIGLPETFRAAVEEAAFTGRVVYIGYAKEPVAYETRLFVQKELDILGSRNALPEDFREVIRMLEAGRFPVEDAVSAVVGIEDAGRMLAEWSAAPAKFTKIMVEVG, from the coding sequence ATGAAGGCGTTTCGTTTGGATGGGCCGGGCACAGCGACTGTAGTGAATATGCAGGAGACCTCGGTCGAGGCGGGAGAAGTTCTGTTGCGCGTGAAGATGGTTGGGATGTGCGGAACGGACCTCAATACGTTTCGTGGACGCAACGCGATGGTGACATTTCCGCGAGTGCCGGGACATGAGGTTGCGGCGGAGGTTGTTACGGGCGGAGGCGATCTGGCGGCGGGGACTTTGGTGACGATGTCTCCTTACACAAACTGTGGCAAGTGCGCTGCTTGCAGGCGCGGACGTGCCAATGCTTGTCAGTTCAACGAGACGATGGGCGTGCAGCGCGATGGGGCGATGATGGAATATATCAGTGTGCCGCGGTCGAAGCTCTATCCAGCGCGTCTTTCTGTGAAGGAGCTTTGCCTGGTTGAGCCGCTGACGGTGGGCTTTCACGCCGCGGCGCGTGGACGTGTCGTGCGCGAAGACACTGTTGCTGTCTTCGGCTGTGGTGGGGTGGGTTTGGGTGCGATTGCTTCGGCTGCGTTTCGCGGAGCTGAGACGATTGCGATTGATATGGATGACGCGAAGCTCGAAGTTGCGCGGAAGGCAGGCGCAAAGCACGTGATTCACGCGAAGAATGAAGACCTGCACGAGCGCTTGACTGCGATTACAGGTGGCCAGGGGCCGGATGTGATGATTGAGGCGATTGGCCTGCCGGAGACGTTTCGGGCTGCGGTTGAAGAGGCCGCTTTTACCGGAAGGGTCGTCTACATCGGCTATGCAAAGGAGCCGGTGGCTTACGAGACGAGGCTGTTTGTCCAAAAAGAACTCGACATTCTCGGCTCGCGGAATGCGCTTCCGGAGGACTTTCGTGAAGTGATTCGCATGTTGGAGGCGGGACGCTTTCCCGTGGAAGATGCGGTGAGCGCTGTGGTTGGAATCGAAGACGCCGGCAGAATGCTGGCGGAGTGGAGCGCGGCTCCGGCGAAGTTTACCAAGATTATGGTGGAGGTTGGTTGA
- a CDS encoding amidohydrolase family protein, whose product MAEKIDAHHHLWRYTADEYGWIDESMQKLRRDFLPEDLVQEMKAAGVDGAVAVQARQTLDETRWLLDLADECAAIRGVVGWAPIAGEDFPAVMEEFEDRPKLKGLRHVIQGEKDEHYILRADFNAGIRSMQGSGLVYDILIYERHLPQTIEFVEEYPEQVFVLDHVAKPLIRESVMEPWAARMRELAKRENVWCKVSGMVTEADWAAWGPETLRPYLDLVVEAFGVKRLMAGSDWPVCLVASEYGRWFEVLHQYFAQFTQDEQDAVFGETAAQVYRL is encoded by the coding sequence GTGGCGGAGAAGATCGATGCACATCATCATCTGTGGAGGTACACGGCTGATGAGTACGGCTGGATCGATGAATCCATGCAGAAGCTGAGGCGCGATTTTCTGCCTGAGGATCTCGTGCAGGAGATGAAGGCTGCTGGGGTCGACGGGGCTGTTGCGGTACAGGCGCGACAGACTCTGGATGAGACGCGTTGGTTGCTGGATCTTGCAGATGAGTGTGCGGCGATTCGGGGCGTGGTGGGTTGGGCTCCGATTGCGGGCGAAGACTTCCCTGCGGTTATGGAGGAGTTTGAGGACAGGCCAAAGTTGAAGGGGCTGCGGCATGTCATTCAAGGCGAGAAGGATGAGCATTACATTTTGCGAGCGGACTTCAACGCCGGTATCCGCTCCATGCAGGGCAGCGGCCTGGTATATGACATTCTGATTTACGAGAGGCATTTGCCTCAGACGATCGAGTTTGTAGAAGAGTATCCGGAACAGGTATTTGTGCTTGATCACGTGGCCAAGCCACTTATTCGCGAAAGCGTGATGGAGCCGTGGGCTGCTCGGATGCGGGAGTTAGCGAAGCGGGAAAATGTTTGGTGCAAGGTCTCGGGAATGGTCACGGAGGCCGATTGGGCAGCATGGGGGCCGGAAACACTGCGTCCGTATCTCGACCTAGTGGTTGAGGCGTTTGGAGTAAAGCGGTTGATGGCGGGATCAGACTGGCCAGTTTGTCTGGTGGCGAGTGAGTATGGGCGGTGGTTCGAGGTGCTCCACCAATACTTCGCACAATTCACCCAGGATGAGCAGGACGCGGTGTTTGGTGAGACTGCGGCACAGGTTTACAGGCTTTAG